In Vibrio japonicus, one DNA window encodes the following:
- the gspE gene encoding type II secretion system ATPase GspE — protein MDAAVLFRRLPFGFANRFNLVLEPKENGVVLYYVEPLSVSALLEVQRTIGTDFSLVEINKEEFEQKLTIAYQRDSSEARQLMEDLGADSDDFFSLAEDLPQSEDLLESEDDAPIIKLINAMLGEAIKEGASDIHIETFEKKLMIRFRVDGVLRDVLSPSRKLAPLLVSRVKVMARLDIAEKRVPQDGRISLRIGGRAVDVRVSTMPSSHGERVVMRLLDKNATRLDLHSLGMTKVNHDNFQTMIGRPHGIILVTGPTGSGKSTTLYAGLQELNSNERNILTVEDPIEFDIDGIGQTQVNPKVDMTFARGLRAILRQDPDVVMVGEIRDLETAQIAVQASLTGHLVMSTLHTNTAIGAITRLRDMGIEPFLISSSLLGVLAQRLVRTLCSDCKEPYDADKETKKLFGAEVNEPLTLYRAKGCEKCSHKGYRGRTGIHELLIVDETVQELIHSEAGEQAIEKAIRQRTPSIRDDGLSKVLNGVTSLEEVLRVTKES, from the coding sequence ATGGATGCCGCAGTATTGTTTCGTCGATTGCCGTTTGGGTTTGCTAACCGCTTTAATTTGGTTCTAGAGCCCAAAGAAAATGGTGTTGTGCTCTATTATGTAGAACCACTTTCGGTGAGCGCATTACTCGAAGTTCAGAGAACGATTGGGACTGATTTTTCACTGGTAGAAATTAATAAAGAAGAGTTTGAGCAGAAGCTAACCATCGCTTATCAGCGTGACTCATCAGAAGCTCGGCAGCTGATGGAAGATCTTGGTGCAGACAGTGATGATTTCTTCTCTCTAGCGGAAGATTTACCTCAAAGTGAAGATTTACTGGAATCGGAAGACGACGCACCTATCATCAAGCTAATCAACGCTATGCTAGGTGAAGCAATCAAAGAAGGGGCATCCGATATTCATATCGAAACCTTTGAAAAGAAACTGATGATTCGCTTCCGTGTTGATGGGGTGCTTAGGGATGTCCTCTCACCTAGCCGTAAGCTGGCTCCATTACTTGTATCGCGCGTTAAAGTTATGGCGAGGCTCGATATTGCCGAGAAGCGTGTTCCACAAGATGGCCGAATATCGCTGCGTATTGGCGGTCGCGCAGTGGATGTGCGTGTTTCGACGATGCCATCTTCTCACGGCGAACGTGTAGTAATGCGTCTTCTGGATAAAAACGCGACGCGCCTAGATCTTCATAGTTTGGGTATGACGAAGGTAAATCACGATAACTTCCAAACCATGATTGGTCGTCCGCATGGCATCATTTTGGTGACAGGTCCAACAGGGTCGGGTAAGTCCACGACGCTTTATGCTGGTTTACAAGAATTAAACAGCAATGAGCGCAACATACTAACGGTAGAGGACCCGATTGAATTTGATATCGATGGTATCGGTCAAACGCAGGTTAACCCTAAAGTTGATATGACCTTTGCTCGTGGGTTACGTGCCATTTTGCGTCAAGACCCAGACGTCGTCATGGTGGGTGAGATCCGAGATCTTGAAACGGCTCAAATTGCTGTTCAGGCTTCTTTGACCGGGCATTTAGTGATGTCGACCCTCCATACCAATACCGCGATAGGTGCTATTACACGACTGCGCGACATGGGAATTGAGCCATTTCTTATCTCATCCTCTCTGCTTGGTGTGTTAGCACAGCGACTAGTTCGGACGCTGTGCAGTGACTGTAAAGAACCTTATGACGCAGACAAGGAAACCAAAAAGCTGTTTGGTGCTGAAGTTAATGAACCTTTAACGCTTTATCGTGCCAAAGGGTGTGAGAAGTGTAGCCATAAAGGTTATCGAGGCCGTACAGGTATTCATGAACTCCTTATTGTTGATGAAACTGTTCAGGAACTTATTCATAGCGAAGCAGGTGAGCAAGCCATTGAAAAGGCTATTCGTCAACGAACCCCAAGTATTCGTGATGATGGCTTGTCCAAAGTCCTTAACGGCGTGACCTCTTTGGAAGAGGTTTTGCGAGTCACTAAGGAAAGCTAA
- the gspD gene encoding type II secretion system secretin GspD, with translation MNHWLKKSAWLLAGSLLTSPSIMAANEYSASFKGTDIQEFINIVGRNLEKTIIVDPSVRGKVDVRSYDMLTEEQYYSFFLNVLEVYGYAVIEMENGVIKVVKSKDAKTSAIPVVGDGKVQGDEVVTRVVAVRNVSVRELSPLLRQLNDNAGAGNVVHYDPANIILITGRAAVVNRLADIIKRVDQAGDKSIEVVELDNASAAEMVRIVEALSKTDVKNTPGFLQPKLVADERTNSILISGDPQVRQRLRKLIKQLDVEMASKGNNRVVYLKYANAEELVDVLKGVSDNLQAEKSSGGQTNGSTKRGEVMIAAHPDTNALVLTAPPDIMIALQDVIAQLDIRRAQVLIEALIVEMAEGDGINLGVQWGSLDTGAVIQYGNTGAPIGQVMVGLEEAKDTETTKAVYDSDGNFLRNETTSEKGDYSTLASALAGVNGAAVSLVMGDWTALLSAVATDSNSNILSSPSITVMDNGEASFIVGEEVPVITGSTAGSNNDNPFQTVDRKEVGIKLKVVPQINEGNSVQLNIEQEVSNVLGANGAVDVRFAKRQLNTSVMVEDGQMIVLGGLIDERALESESKVPLLGDIPVLGHLFKSTSTQVEKKNLMVFIKPTIIRDGVTADGITQRKYNFIRAEQLYKADQGLKLMSDSHIPVLPKYGEEIRHPAEIQAFLDQIGTQ, from the coding sequence GTGAATCATTGGCTTAAGAAAAGCGCGTGGCTTTTAGCAGGAAGCTTATTAACTTCGCCAAGTATAATGGCGGCTAATGAATACAGTGCCAGTTTCAAAGGTACGGATATTCAAGAGTTTATCAACATTGTTGGTCGCAACTTAGAAAAGACCATCATCGTTGATCCGTCTGTTCGCGGTAAAGTGGATGTACGTAGTTACGACATGCTAACCGAAGAACAATACTACAGTTTCTTCTTAAATGTGCTCGAAGTGTACGGATACGCCGTCATTGAAATGGAAAACGGCGTGATTAAGGTCGTTAAATCCAAAGATGCCAAAACCTCCGCTATCCCTGTTGTGGGTGATGGAAAAGTTCAAGGTGATGAGGTTGTCACTCGCGTTGTCGCTGTACGCAATGTGTCTGTGCGCGAACTCTCCCCGCTGCTTCGCCAGCTAAATGACAACGCTGGTGCGGGTAACGTAGTCCATTATGATCCAGCCAACATCATTCTTATTACAGGCCGAGCTGCCGTTGTAAACCGTTTAGCTGACATTATTAAACGCGTGGATCAGGCGGGTGATAAATCGATAGAAGTGGTTGAACTTGATAACGCGTCTGCCGCTGAAATGGTGAGAATTGTAGAAGCGTTAAGTAAGACTGATGTGAAGAATACTCCTGGATTCTTACAGCCTAAGCTGGTGGCTGATGAGCGCACCAACTCAATCCTGATTTCTGGCGATCCTCAAGTACGTCAGCGCCTTCGTAAACTGATCAAGCAACTTGATGTTGAAATGGCGTCAAAAGGTAACAATCGCGTGGTTTATCTAAAATACGCGAATGCTGAAGAACTTGTTGATGTGTTAAAAGGCGTATCAGATAACCTGCAGGCGGAAAAGTCGTCTGGTGGTCAAACGAATGGCTCTACCAAGCGTGGTGAGGTGATGATCGCAGCGCACCCAGATACCAATGCACTGGTTTTAACTGCACCGCCAGATATTATGATCGCTCTGCAAGACGTGATTGCCCAGCTGGATATTCGTCGCGCTCAGGTGCTGATTGAAGCGTTGATCGTAGAAATGGCTGAAGGCGATGGGATCAATCTAGGTGTGCAATGGGGCTCTTTAGACACGGGTGCCGTTATCCAATATGGCAATACAGGCGCGCCGATCGGCCAAGTCATGGTAGGTCTGGAAGAGGCTAAGGATACTGAAACAACAAAAGCTGTATATGATTCTGATGGCAATTTCTTGCGCAACGAAACGACCAGTGAGAAAGGCGATTATTCTACTCTTGCTTCGGCCCTTGCAGGTGTTAACGGCGCCGCAGTGAGCTTGGTGATGGGCGACTGGACGGCACTGCTGAGCGCGGTCGCGACAGACTCTAACTCCAACATTCTCTCCTCCCCAAGTATTACTGTCATGGACAACGGTGAAGCGTCATTCATTGTGGGTGAAGAAGTGCCTGTCATTACTGGTTCCACTGCGGGTTCAAACAACGATAACCCGTTCCAGACGGTCGATCGTAAAGAAGTTGGTATTAAGCTTAAAGTTGTCCCTCAAATTAACGAAGGTAACTCGGTTCAGTTAAATATTGAGCAGGAAGTCTCCAATGTGTTGGGTGCAAATGGCGCGGTCGATGTTCGATTTGCCAAACGCCAGCTGAACACGTCAGTGATGGTGGAAGACGGTCAAATGATTGTTCTAGGCGGCTTGATTGATGAACGCGCACTAGAGAGCGAATCGAAGGTACCATTATTGGGCGACATTCCAGTCCTCGGTCATCTATTCAAATCAACCAGCACGCAAGTGGAAAAGAAAAACCTGATGGTGTTCATCAAGCCAACGATTATTCGTGATGGCGTGACAGCCGATGGCATTACTCAGCGCAAATACAACTTTATTCGTGCAGAACAGCTCTACAAAGCTGATCAAGGTCTGAAGCTGATGAGTGACAGCCATATCCCAGTGTTGCCTAAGTATGGTGAAGAGATTCGTCATCCAGCGGAAATTCAAGCCTTCTTAGACCAAATAGGTACGCAGTAA